The following are from one region of the Paenibacillus protaetiae genome:
- the pstC gene encoding phosphate ABC transporter permease subunit PstC, translated as MVRDDKRQFAKQHIVEEWVGKVYTFLCIALLIVTIFSMVYFVASRGASTFISDKINLWSFLSGLDWRPEGEPPLFGALPFIFGSFSTSILAAIFAAPLAICASLFMTEISPKIGRKWLQPVIELLAGIPSVVYGFVGLTIIVPFFRDVFPGQGLGILAGSIVLAIMILPTITTIATDALAALPGGLKEGSYALGATRWQTIWRTVLPTTLPSLMTGVVLGISRAFGEALAVQMVIGNAPHIPSSLFESASTLTSAITLSMGNTVTGSTHNDALWSLALILMAMTFIFVFIVRWLERRAKV; from the coding sequence ATGGTGCGTGATGATAAACGGCAATTCGCCAAACAGCATATCGTTGAAGAATGGGTGGGCAAGGTGTACACCTTTTTGTGCATTGCCCTGCTTATCGTAACCATTTTTTCAATGGTTTATTTCGTTGCATCCCGCGGTGCAAGCACATTTATATCCGACAAAATTAATTTGTGGTCCTTTTTGAGCGGCCTGGACTGGAGACCGGAAGGCGAGCCGCCGCTGTTTGGAGCGCTGCCGTTTATTTTCGGATCGTTCAGCACCTCCATTCTCGCTGCTATATTCGCAGCTCCGCTTGCGATTTGCGCTTCTTTGTTTATGACCGAAATTTCGCCAAAGATTGGCCGTAAATGGCTGCAGCCCGTTATTGAACTACTCGCCGGCATCCCTTCCGTCGTATATGGTTTTGTGGGCTTGACCATTATCGTACCATTCTTTCGCGATGTATTTCCTGGACAAGGGCTTGGCATTCTTGCAGGTTCCATTGTTCTTGCCATTATGATTTTACCGACGATTACAACGATCGCTACCGATGCGCTGGCTGCATTGCCGGGCGGTTTAAAAGAAGGTTCATACGCGCTTGGCGCAACGCGCTGGCAAACGATTTGGCGCACTGTGCTCCCGACAACCCTTCCTTCGCTTATGACAGGTGTCGTACTGGGCATTTCACGCGCGTTTGGCGAAGCACTTGCCGTACAGATGGTTATCGGCAACGCGCCGCATATTCCAAGCTCGCTGTTTGAATCGGCGTCTACGTTAACGAGCGCGATTACACTCAGCATGGGCAATACGGTTACCGGCTCGACGCATAATGACGCGCTTTGGTCGCTTGCTCTTATTTTAATGGCGATGACCTTTATATTCGTATTCATTGTAAGATGGCTGGAAAGGAGAGCGAAAGTATGA
- a CDS encoding phosphate ABC transporter substrate-binding protein: protein MKKSMLLVMTLVLTVILAACGNNSNNNTNNGAAANTPEASASSTPEATPTPEALSGSVLATGSSALQPLVDQVAQKFMAKDEYKQISVQVQAGGSGTGLTQVSEGQSDIGNSDIFAEEKFKDADASKASELVDHIVGVVAMAAVVHPEVGVDNLTKQQLIDIFTGKITNWKDLGGKDQAIVIVNRPSSSGTRATFENYALGQKTEDLKGSIQEDASGTVKKLVSETPGAIGYLALSYLDNTVKTVKYEGVEPTVDNVTTGKYPVWAYEHMYTKGEPTPVVKAFLDYMVSDEVQNGDVTELGYIPATAMKIQRDAAGNVTNK, encoded by the coding sequence ATGAAAAAGAGTATGTTGTTAGTTATGACGTTGGTTCTTACTGTTATCCTGGCTGCTTGCGGCAACAACAGTAACAACAACACAAACAATGGAGCTGCGGCAAACACGCCTGAAGCATCCGCTTCGAGCACGCCTGAAGCTACACCAACACCTGAAGCACTGTCCGGTTCGGTCCTGGCTACTGGTTCTTCTGCACTTCAACCGCTTGTTGACCAAGTTGCACAAAAATTTATGGCAAAAGACGAATATAAACAAATTTCCGTTCAAGTACAAGCCGGCGGCAGCGGCACAGGCCTGACGCAAGTTTCGGAAGGTCAATCCGATATCGGCAACTCCGATATTTTCGCTGAAGAGAAATTTAAAGATGCCGATGCTTCCAAAGCATCTGAACTGGTTGACCATATCGTAGGCGTTGTAGCAATGGCTGCAGTTGTTCACCCTGAAGTAGGCGTTGACAACCTGACGAAACAGCAACTGATTGATATCTTCACTGGTAAAATCACGAACTGGAAAGACCTTGGCGGTAAAGATCAAGCAATCGTTATCGTAAACCGTCCTTCGAGCTCCGGTACTCGTGCAACGTTTGAAAACTATGCACTGGGCCAAAAAACGGAAGACCTGAAAGGTTCGATTCAAGAGGACGCTTCGGGTACTGTTAAGAAACTTGTAAGCGAAACGCCAGGCGCTATCGGCTACCTTGCACTGTCTTACCTGGACAACACAGTTAAAACCGTTAAATACGAAGGTGTAGAACCTACGGTTGACAACGTAACAACTGGCAAATACCCAGTATGGGCTTACGAGCACATGTACACGAAAGGTGAACCAACTCCGGTTGTTAAAGCCTTCCTTGATTACATGGTATCGGATGAAGTACAAAACGGCGACGTAACGGAGCTGGGCTACATCCCTGCAACAGCGATGAAAATTCAACGCGATGCGGCTGGCAACGTAACGAACAAATAA
- a CDS encoding LysR family transcriptional regulator, whose translation MTILKIRLIVLIERLKKVTAVAQELGMKQPTVSFHMKKMEEEWGVPLFESKTGKVLLTEAGRMLHHYAQQIDKIYTEAESRMLQLRDGGSQTVKIGCTALTSALVLTSRWFKENQALQKFVNQFVTDSSERLAARLEDGELDLVVTAEPPADARFQKELLKESPLQVWLAHDHPFARMNELTIIQLRNMKYAALDEPAIGRQLLARDAVDYAELPAGILVSQPFLVGQAVQGGGVFSIMPSMLDSPLSGPDNEKLAGIPLAGKPAVLQIYAVWPKAHWNPKLLMQVAQSLAV comes from the coding sequence ATGACGATATTAAAAATAAGGTTAATTGTGCTCATAGAGAGGCTGAAGAAAGTGACTGCAGTCGCGCAGGAATTGGGAATGAAGCAGCCGACCGTAAGCTTTCATATGAAAAAGATGGAGGAAGAATGGGGCGTTCCGCTGTTTGAATCCAAAACGGGCAAGGTGCTGCTGACCGAAGCCGGGCGGATGCTTCATCATTATGCGCAGCAAATTGATAAAATCTATACCGAAGCCGAATCCCGCATGCTTCAGCTGCGGGACGGCGGCAGCCAGACCGTTAAGATTGGCTGTACGGCCCTGACCAGCGCATTAGTTCTAACGTCCCGGTGGTTTAAAGAAAATCAAGCTTTGCAGAAATTTGTAAACCAGTTTGTAACGGACAGCAGCGAGCGGCTTGCAGCGAGGCTCGAAGACGGCGAGCTTGATTTGGTCGTCACCGCGGAACCGCCGGCGGATGCCCGGTTTCAGAAAGAGCTTCTTAAGGAGTCGCCTTTACAGGTTTGGTTAGCGCATGATCATCCTTTTGCCCGGATGAATGAGCTGACTATTATCCAATTAAGAAATATGAAGTATGCAGCTTTGGATGAACCTGCAATTGGCAGACAACTGCTTGCTCGCGATGCTGTCGATTACGCGGAGCTGCCGGCCGGCATCCTAGTAAGCCAGCCTTTTCTTGTCGGTCAGGCTGTCCAGGGAGGCGGCGTCTTCTCCATCATGCCGTCCATGCTTGACAGCCCGTTATCCGGACCGGACAATGAGAAGCTTGCCGGCATCCCGCTTGCAGGCAAGCCGGCTGTGCTGCAAATCTATGCCGTCTGGCCCAAGGCGCACTGGAATCCGAAGCTGTTGATGCAGGTTGCCCAGTCTTTAGCGGTATAG
- a CDS encoding methyl-accepting chemotaxis protein, which yields MNRSGRKMYDCVILTKDGRADGVLTIADLLQMSRELQNEAVEAQLATTLDVTKELENIRDAVNDVRISAQHGNKVSADMSELTLQGKGELGKVTEAFQRLSVFSAQQEQAMVSLQSEAGSIRSMSAAIKQLAEQCSLLAINASIEAARAGEYGRGFAVVAEEVMKLAAETKRAAEQITKQTGSITQAIEQTSDLAREGRHESEASRQYVKQAEAVFGSLFEAAGATRASVESIASLSERAYNHTANAAEQVSRLAGLSQVRKTNGNR from the coding sequence ATGAACCGCAGCGGCAGAAAAATGTACGATTGCGTCATTTTAACGAAGGATGGCAGGGCAGACGGGGTGCTTACCATTGCCGATTTGCTGCAAATGTCGCGAGAACTTCAGAATGAAGCGGTTGAAGCGCAGCTTGCGACAACTTTGGATGTAACCAAAGAGCTGGAGAACATTCGTGATGCTGTTAATGATGTAAGAATTTCGGCACAGCACGGCAACAAGGTGTCGGCCGATATGTCCGAGCTCACACTGCAAGGTAAAGGAGAGCTTGGCAAAGTGACCGAGGCTTTTCAGCGGTTATCCGTGTTTTCAGCGCAGCAAGAGCAGGCGATGGTTTCGCTGCAAAGCGAAGCGGGTTCCATACGGTCGATGTCTGCTGCCATTAAGCAGCTCGCGGAACAATGCAGTCTGCTGGCGATTAACGCTTCCATTGAAGCGGCAAGGGCAGGCGAATACGGCCGGGGATTTGCGGTTGTTGCGGAAGAAGTGATGAAGCTGGCGGCGGAGACGAAGCGGGCTGCCGAGCAAATTACGAAACAAACCGGTTCTATCACGCAAGCAATTGAGCAAACGTCGGATTTGGCACGGGAAGGACGCCATGAGTCGGAAGCAAGCAGACAATATGTCAAGCAAGCGGAGGCGGTCTTTGGCTCGCTGTTTGAAGCAGCCGGAGCAACCCGGGCAAGCGTGGAGTCCATTGCCAGCTTGTCCGAGCGGGCTTATAACCATACGGCGAATGCAGCGGAGCAGGTAAGCAGGCTCGCAGGGCTGTCGCAAGTGCGAAAAACAAACGGCAATAGGTAA
- a CDS encoding alpha/beta hydrolase family protein: protein MWQGDVFLQRLYEAAEQERKQRYGQLPDADRRERLKQAFRSMLGEFEPNDSHQPVLLEQVQCDGYRRERVELSAAPGLAFAAYVLIPDGLERPAPGVLAIHGHGYGSRQITGMLPDGSSNVQNPGGHNNFAIELVKRGMAVIAPDVIGFGERLLASDMQAESGVRPNNSCDTLAKHMLMYGKTLAGLRVWEARKALDYLLSRPETASGGAGVMGFSGGAVIASAAAIVDERLHAAVLTGFPNTFQDSIMAVRHCIDNYIPGILLHAELPELLGLLAPRPLFLQSGEHDPIFPKEGFRQAVRHVQHIYSSEGASGQFRSELFSGGHEVNGTLSYDWLAETCFRLSR, encoded by the coding sequence ATGTGGCAGGGAGACGTATTTTTACAGCGGTTATATGAGGCGGCGGAACAGGAACGGAAGCAGCGGTACGGCCAACTGCCGGATGCCGACCGGAGAGAGCGGCTAAAGCAGGCTTTCCGCAGCATGCTGGGCGAATTTGAGCCCAATGATTCCCATCAGCCGGTGCTGCTGGAACAAGTGCAATGTGACGGATACCGGAGGGAGCGCGTCGAACTGTCCGCTGCGCCGGGGTTGGCGTTTGCGGCTTATGTGCTTATCCCGGACGGCCTTGAGCGGCCGGCACCCGGGGTGCTCGCCATTCATGGCCATGGTTACGGAAGCAGGCAAATTACAGGAATGCTGCCGGATGGCAGCTCCAACGTGCAAAATCCGGGAGGGCACAATAACTTTGCGATCGAGCTGGTCAAGCGCGGCATGGCGGTCATTGCGCCGGATGTGATCGGGTTTGGCGAACGGCTGCTGGCATCGGATATGCAAGCGGAAAGCGGAGTTAGGCCAAACAACTCCTGCGATACGCTGGCCAAACATATGCTGATGTATGGCAAAACGCTTGCCGGCCTGCGTGTATGGGAAGCGCGGAAGGCGCTTGATTATTTGCTGTCCCGCCCGGAGACGGCTTCCGGCGGAGCGGGTGTAATGGGCTTTTCCGGCGGGGCGGTTATCGCCAGTGCGGCAGCTATTGTAGACGAGCGGCTTCATGCCGCGGTTTTAACCGGGTTTCCCAATACGTTCCAAGACAGTATTATGGCTGTCCGCCACTGCATTGATAACTATATTCCCGGGATACTGCTTCACGCGGAACTGCCGGAGCTGCTGGGCCTCCTTGCTCCCCGGCCGTTGTTCCTGCAATCCGGCGAGCATGACCCGATTTTTCCGAAGGAAGGATTCCGGCAGGCTGTCCGGCATGTGCAGCATATCTACAGCAGCGAAGGCGCGTCCGGGCAGTTCCGTTCGGAGCTGTTCTCCGGCGGCCATGAAGTAAACGGCACATTGTCTTATGACTGGCTGGCCGAAACCTGCTTCCGTCTAAGCCGTTAA
- a CDS encoding beta-galactosidase → MTTRTTKFPPIIPKIPQLLHGADYNPDQWQKYPDVLEEDIRLMKLSGSNLMSVGIFAWVSLEPEEGVFTFGWLDQVLDRFAANGIYAMLATPSGARPAWMSAKYPEVLRVGPNGIRNLHGARHNHCFSSPVYREKVALINAKLAERYSSHPAVIGWHISNEYGGECYCDYCQEAFRGWVRSRYGTLEALNDAWWTTFWSHTYTDWSQIEPPTYRGENAVHGMNLDWKRFVTDQTVDFFKHEVKAIRQLDASLPVTTNFMLDFEPLNYWKFKDELDVVSWDAYPSWHEYKDNAELAAFIALNHDVFRSLKGGKPFMLMESTPSMTNWQPISKLKKPGMHMLASLQAVAHGADTVQYFQWRKSRGSSEKLHGAVVDHVGHEHTRVFRDVTEVGQSLAKLADVAGTSVSPETALIYDWENRWAIKDAQGPRNAGIHYEETVRKHYRALWELGVPVDVIDSDCSFDGYKLLIAPMLYMVRPGVGERIEAFVKGGGTFVGTYWSGIADDHDLCFLNGFPGPLRQTLGIWSEEIDSLYDDETNTAVMKAGNALQLEGCYELHELCDLIHLEGAEALAEYGSDFYAGRPALTVNRLGSGQAYYIAARYKEPFYDDFYSRLIRQAGIKRVIETDLPSGVTAQLRTDGVHDYVFVQNFSGGGQQITLDTASYSDMLTGETLGPNTELHLPLYGIRILKRKSAEE, encoded by the coding sequence ATGACAACCAGGACTACCAAATTCCCGCCGATCATCCCGAAAATACCGCAATTGCTGCATGGCGCGGATTATAATCCCGATCAATGGCAGAAATATCCCGACGTGCTGGAGGAAGATATCCGGTTAATGAAGCTGTCCGGCAGCAACTTGATGTCTGTAGGCATTTTTGCCTGGGTATCGCTGGAGCCGGAAGAAGGCGTCTTTACGTTCGGCTGGCTGGATCAAGTGCTGGACCGTTTTGCGGCAAACGGCATATACGCAATGCTTGCCACCCCAAGCGGCGCACGCCCGGCGTGGATGTCCGCCAAATATCCGGAGGTGCTGCGCGTCGGCCCGAACGGCATCCGCAATTTGCACGGCGCACGCCACAATCACTGCTTCTCTTCGCCGGTGTACCGGGAGAAAGTTGCCCTCATTAACGCCAAGCTCGCTGAGCGTTACAGCAGCCATCCTGCCGTCATCGGCTGGCATATTTCCAACGAATACGGAGGGGAATGCTACTGCGATTATTGCCAGGAAGCATTCCGCGGCTGGGTGCGCAGCCGCTATGGCACGCTTGAAGCGTTAAACGACGCCTGGTGGACGACATTCTGGAGCCATACCTACACGGATTGGAGCCAGATCGAGCCGCCGACTTACCGGGGGGAGAACGCTGTCCACGGCATGAACCTGGACTGGAAACGTTTTGTTACGGATCAAACGGTTGATTTCTTTAAGCATGAAGTCAAGGCTATCCGTCAGTTGGATGCGAGCTTGCCGGTTACAACCAATTTCATGCTGGACTTTGAGCCGTTAAATTACTGGAAATTTAAAGACGAGCTTGATGTCGTCTCATGGGACGCTTATCCTTCCTGGCATGAATATAAGGATAATGCGGAGCTTGCGGCTTTTATCGCGCTGAATCATGATGTTTTCCGCTCGCTGAAGGGCGGCAAGCCGTTCATGCTGATGGAAAGTACGCCAAGCATGACCAATTGGCAGCCGATCAGCAAGTTGAAAAAGCCGGGTATGCATATGCTGGCTTCACTGCAGGCGGTTGCCCACGGCGCGGATACCGTACAATATTTTCAATGGCGCAAAAGCCGGGGCTCCAGCGAGAAGCTGCACGGCGCCGTTGTAGACCATGTCGGGCATGAGCATACCCGCGTATTCCGCGACGTCACAGAAGTCGGCCAGTCGCTGGCGAAGCTTGCTGACGTTGCCGGCACAAGCGTAAGTCCGGAGACCGCCCTGATTTATGACTGGGAGAACCGCTGGGCAATTAAAGATGCGCAAGGCCCGCGCAACGCCGGCATTCATTATGAGGAGACGGTCCGCAAACATTATCGGGCTTTGTGGGAACTAGGCGTACCGGTGGACGTGATCGATTCGGACTGTTCCTTTGACGGCTATAAGCTGCTTATTGCACCTATGCTGTACATGGTGCGGCCGGGCGTCGGCGAGCGGATTGAAGCATTCGTCAAAGGCGGCGGCACTTTTGTCGGCACCTATTGGAGCGGAATTGCAGATGACCATGATTTATGCTTCCTGAACGGCTTCCCGGGTCCGCTGCGCCAAACGCTGGGCATCTGGTCGGAGGAGATTGACTCCCTTTATGATGATGAAACGAATACGGCAGTTATGAAGGCAGGCAATGCGCTTCAACTGGAAGGCTGCTACGAGCTGCATGAGCTGTGCGATTTGATTCATTTGGAAGGCGCGGAAGCGCTGGCTGAATACGGCTCCGACTTTTATGCCGGCCGCCCGGCGCTCACCGTCAACAGGCTTGGCAGCGGGCAGGCTTATTACATCGCGGCACGGTATAAGGAGCCGTTTTACGATGATTTCTACAGCAGGCTGATCCGGCAGGCCGGCATTAAACGCGTAATCGAGACCGATCTGCCGTCTGGCGTCACGGCGCAGCTGCGGACAGACGGCGTGCACGATTATGTATTTGTACAAAACTTCAGCGGCGGCGGGCAGCAAATTACGCTGGATACCGCCAGCTATTCGGATATGCTGACGGGTGAAACGTTGGGCCCGAACACGGAATTACATTTGCCGTTGTATGGCATCCGGATTTTGAAACGCAAATCAGCGGAAGAATAA
- a CDS encoding AraC family transcriptional regulator, with product MDTIAFPALAEADRRLPLYLTICGHWNNQEAIIREQGFTDYQWLQCVSGTGELFIGDARHIVKAGQGFLLLPEVPHRYWPMEEPWDVHFISFNGMIAETLLRQAGMMESGVYTTENSETIVSHMRNMYAMSQSDRSYLAIECSKLVYMFLLDLMKAAEAGAQSELTYSRLQPVFAYIEANMDKPVAIKELAACIGVTPQYLCLLFKKSVNMRPMVYVNRERINRSKELMFYESRIPLHEIARRVGFDSASYFSSVFKKQEGITPEQFKKLHGMR from the coding sequence GTGGATACGATCGCATTCCCCGCCTTAGCGGAAGCCGACCGCCGGCTGCCTCTCTATTTGACCATCTGCGGCCATTGGAATAACCAAGAGGCCATTATACGGGAGCAGGGATTCACCGATTATCAGTGGCTGCAATGCGTCTCCGGAACAGGCGAACTGTTCATCGGCGATGCCAGGCATATCGTTAAAGCCGGACAGGGTTTCTTGCTGCTGCCCGAAGTGCCGCACCGGTACTGGCCTATGGAAGAGCCTTGGGATGTCCATTTTATAAGCTTTAACGGCATGATAGCCGAAACGCTGCTCCGGCAGGCCGGCATGATGGAATCCGGCGTATATACGACGGAAAACAGCGAAACCATCGTTTCGCATATGCGGAATATGTACGCCATGTCCCAATCGGACCGCAGCTATTTGGCTATCGAGTGCTCTAAGCTTGTTTATATGTTTTTGCTGGACTTAATGAAAGCTGCAGAGGCTGGCGCGCAGTCGGAGCTGACTTACTCCAGGCTGCAGCCCGTCTTTGCCTATATCGAAGCCAATATGGATAAGCCCGTTGCCATTAAGGAACTGGCGGCCTGCATCGGCGTGACCCCCCAATATTTATGCCTGCTGTTTAAAAAGTCGGTGAATATGCGGCCTATGGTTTATGTCAACCGGGAACGGATCAACCGCAGCAAAGAGCTGATGTTTTATGAAAGCCGCATCCCTCTGCACGAGATTGCGAGACGGGTCGGCTTCGACAGCGCCAGTTATTTCAGCTCCGTATTCAAAAAACAGGAGGGCATAACGCCGGAGCAATTTAAAAAGCTTCACGGCATGCGCTGA
- a CDS encoding M20 family metallopeptidase encodes MSLKEKVKDAINGQSETFKAISRYIGQHPELGHQEFEAAKTLTAELERQGFTVERGTLGMETAFIGTYTTAKPGPVAAFLCEYDALQDLGHACGHHLICSMSLAAAVGLKSVIDELGGTIRVYGTPAEETAGAKVTMAAAGLFDDCDFALMAHPYYTFERSGESLAMDAIRFEFHGKAAHAAASPYEGANALDGVLQLFNAVNALRQQTRSDTRIHGIIDNGGKAPNIIPDYASAKFYIRSASRAYTNELTAKVIRCAEGAALQTGTRLEAAPYELSYDELLTNETLSGLFTSNLLTNGIEPSEIETGKDHGSLDLANVSVRCPAIHPYVKITQERYLLHTPEFRDAAMTEQALDRMIFAAHMLAATAYDVIADPELLAAVKAEFAAKNNR; translated from the coding sequence ATGTCTTTAAAAGAAAAAGTAAAGGATGCCATTAACGGGCAGTCCGAAACGTTTAAAGCGATTTCCCGTTATATCGGACAGCATCCGGAGTTAGGCCATCAAGAATTTGAAGCGGCGAAAACGCTTACCGCCGAGCTGGAGCGGCAAGGCTTTACCGTAGAACGCGGCACGCTCGGAATGGAAACCGCTTTTATCGGCACTTATACAACAGCCAAACCCGGCCCGGTTGCCGCGTTTCTCTGCGAATACGACGCGCTGCAGGACCTTGGCCACGCTTGCGGCCATCATCTGATCTGCTCGATGAGCCTGGCGGCGGCGGTCGGCCTAAAATCCGTGATCGACGAGCTTGGCGGCACGATCCGCGTATACGGGACACCGGCGGAAGAAACCGCCGGCGCCAAAGTCACAATGGCGGCCGCAGGATTATTTGACGACTGCGACTTTGCCTTAATGGCCCATCCTTATTATACATTTGAACGATCCGGCGAATCGCTTGCCATGGATGCGATACGGTTTGAATTTCACGGCAAAGCGGCGCATGCCGCTGCCAGCCCTTATGAAGGCGCAAACGCGCTGGACGGCGTGCTGCAGCTGTTCAACGCCGTGAATGCGCTGCGCCAGCAGACACGCAGCGATACGCGTATCCACGGCATTATTGATAACGGCGGCAAAGCGCCTAATATTATTCCGGATTATGCATCCGCCAAATTTTATATCCGGTCGGCCAGCCGGGCGTATACAAACGAGCTGACCGCCAAAGTGATCCGCTGCGCGGAAGGGGCTGCGCTTCAGACCGGCACAAGGCTGGAGGCCGCTCCGTATGAATTGTCGTACGATGAGCTGCTGACGAACGAAACATTATCCGGCTTGTTTACAAGCAACTTGCTGACGAATGGAATAGAGCCGTCCGAGATCGAAACCGGAAAGGACCACGGCTCGCTGGATCTTGCCAACGTATCCGTCCGTTGTCCGGCCATTCACCCTTATGTGAAAATCACCCAGGAGCGCTATTTGCTCCATACGCCGGAATTCCGCGACGCCGCCATGACAGAGCAAGCGCTGGACCGGATGATATTCGCCGCCCATATGCTGGCGGCTACCGCCTATGACGTCATAGCCGATCCGGAATTGCTGGCGGCAGTCAAGGCCGAATTTGCGGCAAAAAACAACCGATAA
- a CDS encoding helix-turn-helix domain-containing protein — protein MEAVNEKVAYENPLLSLRIFQPKRDSAGLTKWHYHRQLELLYIIDGELDIDIEEENHHLTAGDVIIVGASQLHRDRSYGYLDYIVLQFDIEQFFDHSTIPYMRYFSETKNPLSKANYIFRENAPVKKAAGECIRTILEEASRKDTGYELAVSMLIKQILLLLLRNDSQKMLVEQDEFDRIRLGPVLDYVEQHLTGRIQVEEVCRIANMSYFYFVKFFKKAIGLSFTEYVNYRKIKWAERILLTKDLSISEVGEKIGMPNMAHFYKMFKKYNDCSPKQFQRKMLSWNRQ, from the coding sequence ATGGAAGCTGTAAACGAAAAAGTCGCCTACGAAAATCCGCTGTTGTCACTGCGCATTTTCCAGCCAAAACGCGATTCGGCAGGTTTGACCAAATGGCATTATCACCGCCAGCTGGAGCTGCTGTACATCATTGACGGCGAGCTTGATATTGATATCGAAGAAGAAAATCATCATCTGACAGCCGGGGATGTCATTATCGTTGGCGCTTCCCAGCTGCACCGCGACCGGAGTTACGGTTATCTCGATTATATTGTTTTGCAGTTTGACATCGAGCAATTTTTTGACCACAGCACGATCCCGTACATGCGGTATTTTTCCGAAACGAAAAACCCGCTCAGCAAAGCCAACTATATCTTCCGCGAAAATGCACCGGTCAAAAAAGCTGCCGGGGAGTGCATCCGGACGATACTGGAAGAAGCTTCGCGGAAAGATACCGGCTATGAGCTTGCTGTCAGCATGCTCATTAAGCAAATTTTGCTGCTGCTGCTGCGCAACGATTCGCAGAAAATGCTGGTCGAGCAGGACGAATTCGACCGGATCCGGCTAGGTCCCGTGCTTGATTACGTCGAGCAGCATTTGACCGGCCGCATTCAAGTGGAGGAAGTATGCCGGATCGCCAACATGAGTTATTTTTATTTCGTTAAATTTTTTAAAAAAGCGATTGGCTTATCGTTTACCGAATATGTAAACTACCGGAAAATCAAATGGGCGGAGCGGATTTTGCTGACAAAAGATTTAAGCATCTCCGAGGTTGGCGAAAAAATCGGCATGCCGAATATGGCTCATTTTTATAAAATGTTCAAAAAATATAATGATTGCTCTCCTAAACAGTTCCAGCGCAAAATGCTCTCATGGAACCGGCAGTAG
- a CDS encoding response regulator transcription factor, whose amino-acid sequence MSHKVLVIEDEPTLARLLSYNLSQEGYETTVIDHGGEGLQSALQHPFDLIILDIMLPGMNGFEVLNRLRQSGNRTPVIILTARNAEEEVVQGLKHGADDYITKPFGVAELLARVSAVLRRTQQEDMKPVETNEKVITAGELSIYPEKYEVILAGELVPLRPKEFEVLLYLVQRPGMVITRDDLMNVVWGFDYIGGQRTVDVHVSSLRKKLELGQESVQIESIRGVGYKLIMPRKPVSGQPMGK is encoded by the coding sequence ATGTCGCATAAAGTACTCGTTATTGAGGACGAACCAACGTTGGCGCGGCTTTTGTCTTATAATTTGTCGCAAGAAGGTTATGAAACGACAGTAATCGATCATGGCGGAGAAGGTTTGCAGTCCGCGCTGCAGCATCCATTTGATCTGATTATCCTTGACATAATGCTGCCAGGCATGAACGGCTTTGAGGTATTGAACCGGCTTCGCCAAAGCGGCAACCGGACACCGGTCATTATTTTAACGGCCCGCAATGCGGAAGAAGAAGTTGTTCAAGGCTTGAAGCATGGTGCGGATGATTATATTACGAAGCCGTTTGGCGTTGCCGAGCTGCTCGCCCGGGTGTCTGCGGTACTTCGCCGTACACAGCAGGAAGATATGAAGCCGGTGGAGACGAACGAGAAAGTCATTACAGCCGGCGAATTGTCCATCTATCCGGAGAAATATGAAGTTATTCTTGCCGGTGAGCTGGTGCCGCTGCGTCCAAAGGAATTTGAAGTGCTGCTTTATTTGGTACAGCGTCCGGGCATGGTGATTACAAGAGATGATCTGATGAATGTCGTATGGGGATTTGATTATATCGGAGGGCAGCGGACCGTTGACGTGCATGTCAGTTCGCTGCGCAAGAAGCTTGAGCTTGGCCAGGAGTCGGTGCAAATTGAATCGATCCGCGGCGTCGGCTATAAGCTGATTATGCCAAGGAAACCGGTCTCCGGCCAGCCGATGGGCAAATGA